A part of Antennarius striatus isolate MH-2024 chromosome 21, ASM4005453v1, whole genome shotgun sequence genomic DNA contains:
- the lyrm1 gene encoding LYR motif containing protein 1 isoform X1, which produces MMTSTRRVVLSLYRRVFRIARTWQAQSRLTSDTETERKYIIQEARTLFRQNQQLADQESVKRCIDECEARIEIGLHYKNPYPRATHLPPLGLATQKGRKLRAQQRLRKQAKPIYLQSQDET; this is translated from the exons ATGATGACCTCCACACGTAGGGTGGTGTTGTCACTGTATAGGCGGGTGTTTCGCATTGCCAGAACTTGGCAGGCACAGAGCAGGCTTACAAGTGAcacagagactgagaggaaatACATAATTCAGGAGGCCCGTACACTCTTCAGACAGAACCAGCAG CTTGCTGATCAAGAATCAGTAAAGAGATGTATAGATGAATGTGAAGCAAGGATAGAAATAG gtCTGCATTACAAGAACCCATATCCGAGGGCT ACCCATCTACCGCCACTGGGACTGGCAACTCAGAAAGGCAGGAAGCTGAGAGCTCAGCAGCGTCTAAGGAAGCAGGCCAAGCCAATATACTTACAGTCACAAGATGAGACCTGA
- the dcun1d3 gene encoding DCN1-like protein 3, with the protein MGQCVTKCKNPTSSLGSKSESSSKSHHKKGSSAGGGGGHKEEPSAPCSKASSELSNGTKALEVTVETPVIPALSGEPCKDECLDGDGLSMHRIDELFCCYKDEHEDAILEEGMEKFCDDLCVDPAEFRVLVLAWKFQAATMCKFTRKEFVEGCKAIQADSLEGICSRFPCMLLDAQGEENFKDLYRFTFQFGLDAEEGQRSLQREIAIALWRLVFTQDTPTILEHWLDFLSENPSGIRGISRDTWNMFLNFTQAIGPDLSNYSEDEAWPSLFDTFVEWELERRKREEEQALMAQEEEGRCTEIECPPTTDRLETEGSRGSQTWGGH; encoded by the exons ATGGGCCAGTGTGTCACCAAGTGTAAGAATCCGACATCCTCACTCGGCAGTAAGAGTGAGAGCAGCTCTAAATCTCATCATAAGAAAGGAAGcagtgctggtggtggtggaggccaCAAAGAAGAGCCCAGTGCTCCGTGTAGCAAAGCCAGCAGCGAGCTGTCGAATGGAACCAAGGCATTAGAAGTTACAGTGGAGACGCCAGTCATCCCCGCACTGTCGGGAGAGCCGTGTAAAGACGAGTGTTTGGATGGAGACGGGCTGTCGATGCACCGTATTGATGAGTTATTCTGCTGCTACAAGGATGAACACGAAGATGCCATCTTGGAAGAAGGCATGGAAAAGTTTTGCGATGACCTGTGTGTGGATCCAGCAGAGTTTCGGGTGCTTGTTCTTGCCTGGAAGTTTCAAGCAGCCACCATGTGCAAGTTTACAAG GAAGGAGTTTGTTGAGGGCTGCAAGGCTATCCAGGCAGACAGCCTCGAGGGCATCTGCTCACGTTTCCCTTGCATGCTGTTGGACGCCCAGGGCGAGGAGAACTTTAAGGACTTGTACCGCTTCACGTTCCAGTTTGGCCTGGATGCGGAGGAGGGCCAGCGTTCTCTGCAACGTGAAATCGCCATCGCCCTGTGGCGTCTGGTTTTCACCCAGGACACACCTACGATCCTGGAGCACTGGttggacttcctgtcagagaACCCCTCGGGTATACGGGGCATCTCAAGGGACACATGGAACATGTTCCTCAACTTCACACAGGCTATTGGGCCTGACCTGAGTAACTACAGCGAGGACGAAGCATGGCCAAGCCTCTTTGACACCTTTGTGGAGTGGGAGCTGGAGCgtaggaaaagagaggaagagcaggCACTGATGGCACAAGAGGAAGAAGGGAGGTGTACTGAGATAGAGTGTCCACCCACCACAGACAGACTTGAAACAGAGGGAAGCCGTGGCTCACAGACGTGGGGGGGTCACtga
- the lyrm1 gene encoding LYR motif containing protein 1 isoform X2, whose product MMTSTRRVVLSLYRRVFRIARTWQAQSRLTSDTETERKYIIQEARTLFRQNQQVCIIQPHRNEKSLHYKNPYPRATHLPPLGLATQKGRKLRAQQRLRKQAKPIYLQSQDET is encoded by the exons ATGATGACCTCCACACGTAGGGTGGTGTTGTCACTGTATAGGCGGGTGTTTCGCATTGCCAGAACTTGGCAGGCACAGAGCAGGCTTACAAGTGAcacagagactgagaggaaatACATAATTCAGGAGGCCCGTACACTCTTCAGACAGAACCAGCAGGTTTGTATCATACAAccacacagaaatgaaaaaa gtCTGCATTACAAGAACCCATATCCGAGGGCT ACCCATCTACCGCCACTGGGACTGGCAACTCAGAAAGGCAGGAAGCTGAGAGCTCAGCAGCGTCTAAGGAAGCAGGCCAAGCCAATATACTTACAGTCACAAGATGAGACCTGA